One window of the Gambusia affinis linkage group LG01, SWU_Gaff_1.0, whole genome shotgun sequence genome contains the following:
- the LOC122836894 gene encoding structural maintenance of chromosomes protein 1A-like, which yields MEQLGDARIDRQENSRQQRKAEIMESIKRLYPGSVYGRLIDLCQPTQKKYQIAVTKVLGKNMDAIIVDSEKTGRDCIQYIKEQRGEPETFLPLDYLEVKPTDEKLRELRGAKLVIDVIRYEPPHIKKALQYACGNALVCENVEDARRIAFGGPYRHKTVALDGTLFQKSGVISGGASDLKAKARRWDEKAVDKLKEKKEKLTEELKEQMKAKRKEAELRQVQSQAHGLQMRLKYSQSDLEQTKTRHLSLNMQEKSKLESELANFGPRINDIKRIIQSREREITDLRDRMNLVEDEVFVEFCKEIGVRNIREFEEEKVKRQNEIAKKRLEFETQKTRLGIQVDYEKNQLKEDQEKVMMWEQTVKKDEAEIERLKKEEHRHMKIIDETMAQLQDLKNQHLTKKSEVNDKNHEMEEIRKKLGGANKELTQLQKEVTAIETKLEQKRSDRHNLLQACKMQDIRLPLRSGTMDDISQGEGSSQTDDSSSQRTSSSVLAKEALIEIDYSNLSEDLKDALSEEEIKAETNTLQQRLNEQQSILQRISAPNMKAMEKLESVRDKFQETSDEFEAARKRAKKAKQAFEQIKKERFDRFNTCFESVATNIDEIYKALSRNSSAQAFLGPENPEEPYLDGINYNCVAPGKRFRPMDNLSGGEKTVAALALLFAIHSYKPAPFFVLDEIDAALDNTNIGKVANYIKDQSVQNFQAIVISLKEEFYTKADSLIGVYPEQGDCVISKVLTFDLSQYPDANPNPNE from the exons ATGGAGCAGCTGGGAGATGCCAGGATCGACAGACAGGAGAACAGTCGACAGCAGCGCAAGGCAGAAATCATGGAGAGCATCAAGAGACTTTACCCCGGATCTGTG tACGGCCGCCTGATCGACCTGTGCCAGCCCACTCAGAAGAAATATCAGATCGCTGTTACCAAAGTGTTGGGCAAGAACATGGACGCCATCATCGTCGACTCAGAGAAAACCGGCCGAGACTGCATCCAGTACAtcaaggagcagagaggagagccTGAGACCTTCCTTCCTCTTGACTATCTTGAG GTCAAACCAACAGATGAAAAGCTGAGAGAGCTGCGCGGGGCCAAGCTGGTGATTGACGTGATCCGCTACGAGCCGCCACACATCAAAAAAGCCCTTCAGTATGCTTGCGGTAACGCTCTGGTTTGTGAGAATGTGGAGGACGCACGAAGGATCGCTTTCGGAGGGCCTTACAGACACAAG ACTGTAGCCCTGGACGGCACGCTGTTCCAGAAGTCAGGAGTCATCTCCGGAGGAGCCAGCGACCTGAAGGCCAAGGCCAGACGCTGGGACGAGAAGGCGGTGGACAAACtaaaggagaagaaggaaaaacttACAGAGGAGCTAAAG GAGCAAATGAAGGCAAAGAGGAAGGAGGCAGAACTGCGTCAGGTGCAGTCTCAGGCACACGGCCTGCAGATGAGACTCAAATACTCCCAGAGCGACCTGGAGCAGACCAAAACCAGGCACCTCTCCCTCAACATGCAG GAGAAATCCAAACTTGAGAGTGAACTTGCGAATTTTGGCCCTCGCATCAATGACATCAAGAGGATTATCCAATCCCGTGAGCGAGAGATCACTGACCTCCGAGACCGCATGAACCTG GTGGAGGACGAGGTGTTTGTTGAATTCTGTAAGGAGATCGGAGTGAGAAACATCCGAGAATTTGAGGAGGAGAAAGTGAAGAGGCAGAATGAAATCGCAAAGAAGCG TCTCGAGTTCGAGACCCAGAAGACCCGTCTGGGAATCCAGGTGGACTATGAGAAGAACCAGCTGAAGGAGGACCAGGAGAAAGTCATGATGTGGGAGCAAACTGTTAAGAAAGACGAGGCTGAGATAGAGCGCCTTAAGAAG GAGGAGCACAGACACATGAAAATCATCGATGAGACGATGGCCCAGCTGCAGGACCTGAAGAACCAACATCTCACCAAGAAATCTGAAGTCAACGATAAAAACCACGAAATGGAGGAGATTCGCAAAAAACTGGGAGGCGCCAACAA AGAGCTGACCCAGCTCCAGAAGGAGGTCACCGCCATCGAGACCAAACTGGAGCAGAAGCGCAGTGACCGCcacaacctgctgcaggcctGCAAGATGCAGGACATCAGGCTGCCGCTTCGCTCTGGAACCATGGATGATATCAGCCAGGGAGAA GGAAGCTCTCAGACAGACGACTCCAGCAGTCAGAGGACGTCCAGCAGCGTTCTGGCTAAAGAAGCTCTAATAGAAATCGACTACAGCAACTTGTCTGAAGATCTGAAG GATGCATTGTCAGAAGAGGAGATAAAAGCAGAGACAAACACGCTGCAGCAGCGTCTGAACGAGCAGCAGAGCATCCTGCAGAGGATCAGCGCTCCCAACATGAAGGCCATGGAAAAACTGGAGAGCGTCAGGGACAAGTTCCAGGAGACCAGTGACG AGTTTGAGGCCGCTCGTAAGAGAGCCAAAAAGGCAAAGCAAGCCTTCGAGCAGATCAAGAAAGAGAGGTTTGATCGTTTTAATACCTGCTTCGAGTCTGTGGCCACCAACATCGATGAGATCTACAAAGCTCTATCACGCAACAGCAGCGCCCAG GCTTTTCTGGGCCCAGAAAACCCAGAGGAACCGTATCTGGATGGTATCAATTATAACTGTGTGGCGCCAGGGAAAAGGTTCAGACCCATGGATAATTTGTCTGGAGGAGAGAAGACGGTTGCTGCCCTGGCTCTGCTTTTTGCTATCCACag CTACAAACCGGCGCCGTTCTTCGTCCTGGATGAGATTGATGCCGCTCTGGACAACACTAATATTGGCAAA GTGGCCAATTACATCAAAGACCAGTCAGTACAAAACTTCCAAGCTATTGTCATTTCTCTGAAGGAGGAGTTCTACACCAAGGCTGACTCTCTGATAGGCGTTTATCCAGAG CAAGGAGATTGTGTTATCAGCAAAGTTCTCACCTTTGACCTGTCGCAGTATCCTGATGCCAACCCGAATCCAAATGAGTAA